In the Candidatus Thermoplasmatota archaeon genome, TAGACTACTTTGCTCTGATAAAAGAGAAGGATCTGTTTCTGTTATGGGTGCTGTTTCTCCACCTGGTGGTGATTTTTCTGAGCCGGTTGCGCAGAACACTTTGCGTATAGTGAAGGTTTTCTGGGCGCTTGATGCAGACCTAGCTGATAGGAGACATTTCCCATCTATTAACTGGCTTAAATCATATTCTCTTTATCTTGATGAGGTTGGTAGATGGTGGGCTAAGGATGTCGGTGAAGACTGGCTTTCATTGATCAACAAGGCTATGGCTCTCCTGCAGAAGGAATCAGAGCTTCAGGAGATTGTTAAACTAGTTGGACCAGATGCTTTACCAGCGAAAGAACGCGTTTTATTGGAGAGTGCTAAGATGATCCGTGAGAACTATCTACAGCAGAGTGCGTTCCATGAGGTTGACACATATTGCCCTATCAAAAAACAATATGGTATGCTAAAGCTTATGCTCAGATTCTCAGATAAAATACTAGATGCCGTAGAAAAAAATGTTCGAGTTGAGGACATTATATCTCTTTCATGTGTTGAAATGCTCGCTCGTATCAGCAAGATTCCAAACGAAGAGTTCGAGAAAAAATTCAAAAAAATTGAGCAGGATCTTGACGAAGAAATAGACTCCCTTGTGAGGAGGCAGACGAAATGAGTAACAAGGATGTAGAGTACACAACAGTCTCAGAGGTTGCTGGGCCCTTGATGGTTGTTGAAGGTGTTAAAGACGTTGCTTATAACGAGATCGTAAAAATTAGGACGTCATCTGGTGAAGAAAGAACAGGTCAGGTGCTTGAAGTTTTTGAAAACAAGGCCATAGTACAAGTCTTCGAAGGCACTAGAGGACTTGATACAAAAAACACTTCAGCTCGTTTCATTGGTGAAACAATGAAACTGGGTGTATCAAAGGATATAATCGGTAGGATATTTGATGGCAAAGGCAACCCATTGGATAACGCGCCACCAATTATTCCCGAGGATAGACGTGACATAAACGGTAAACCAATCAACCCGTATTCAAGAGAATACCCTAGGGAGTTCATCCAGACTGGTATCTCTACAATCGATGGTTTGAACACGTTGGTTCGCGGCCAGAAACTACCTATTTTCTCTGGCAACGGTCTGCCGCATAACGAGCTTGCTGCACAGATAGCTAGACAAGCAAAAGTACTAGGCAAAGAAGAAAAATTCGCTGTTGTCTTCTGCGCTATGGGTATAACAGCTGAGGAGGCGAACCTTTTCATAAAGGATTTTGAGGACACAGGGGCGTTAGAGAGAACAGTTATGTTCCTTAACTTGGCTGATGACCCCACAATTGAAAGAATCATCCTACCTCGTATGGCTCTTACGTGCGCTGAATACCTAGCTTTTGATTTAGACATGCAGGTTCTAGTTATCCTCACAGATATGACAAACTATGCTGAGGCGTTAAGGGAAATAGCGGCAGCAAGAGAAGAGGTACCAGGTCGAAGGGGGTATCCTGGTTATATGTACACTGATCTTGCGACGATATATGAAAGAGCTGGGAGGATCAAAGGAAAAAAAGGTTCAATTACACAGATACCTATGCTTACAATGCCTGATGATGATATCACCCACCCTATACCTGATCTAACAGGGTACATAACAGAGGGTCAGATTGTTTTAGACCGAGGGCTTCACAAAAAAAATATTTATCCACCCATATCTGTGCTGCCATGTCTATCGCGTCTAATGGATAGAGGAATAGGCAAAGACAGAACAAGGGAAGACCATGCTGATGTTGCCAACCAGTTATATGCAGCATACGCAGAAGGCTGCGACCTTAGGGATCTTGTAGCGATAGTCGGAGAGGATGCCCTCTCTGAGCGCGATAAAAAGTTTCTGCATTTCGCAGACGAATTCGAAGCAACTTTTGTTTCACAAGGAAATCATGAGGATAGGAGCATTGAACAAACACTA is a window encoding:
- a CDS encoding V-type ATP synthase subunit B, with translation MSNKDVEYTTVSEVAGPLMVVEGVKDVAYNEIVKIRTSSGEERTGQVLEVFENKAIVQVFEGTRGLDTKNTSARFIGETMKLGVSKDIIGRIFDGKGNPLDNAPPIIPEDRRDINGKPINPYSREYPREFIQTGISTIDGLNTLVRGQKLPIFSGNGLPHNELAAQIARQAKVLGKEEKFAVVFCAMGITAEEANLFIKDFEDTGALERTVMFLNLADDPTIERIILPRMALTCAEYLAFDLDMQVLVILTDMTNYAEALREIAAAREEVPGRRGYPGYMYTDLATIYERAGRIKGKKGSITQIPMLTMPDDDITHPIPDLTGYITEGQIVLDRGLHKKNIYPPISVLPCLSRLMDRGIGKDRTREDHADVANQLYAAYAEGCDLRDLVAIVGEDALSERDKKFLHFADEFEATFVSQGNHEDRSIEQTLDIAWKLLAKLTAPELKKIREEYIKKYFLKTEEKE